The DNA segment TCTGACAGATGATGTCGCTGTGCGCGACATCGATCGGTATGATGCTGCCGGGATAGGTGTGCCCGAACGCGATCCGCTGCCCGGAGCGGGCGGCCTCGAAGGTACTCATAAACCCGCTCTCTCCGGACAGGGTACGCTTGAAAAAGCCGCTAATCCCTCCCTGTATGCCGGTTTTCATTACAACCCCGTAATCCATGTACTTCATGGCACCAGGCTGTGACAGCACCTTTTCCCCCGCATTAAGGGTACATTCAAGCAGGGGCATCGAACTGCCAAGGATTGTGTACTGCATAGCGACTCCTGTTCAGCTGCGATCTCAGGTGTAGAGATAGCGCTTGATCTTCATTGTCGGGGTTTTCTCGAACGGCTCTTCCCGCGGGACGATATCTGCCAGTTTTGAAAACATGTTCAGTTCACTGTTGATTTTCCGCCGCAACTCGTCCAGATACCCGTCTATATCACTCTTGAAGCTGGCAATCCCCTGCTTGATCTGGTCCGCACCGTCCTTGACGTTCCCCTGCACCACCGAGTGCCAGTCCTTTATGTTGGCGTGCATAGCAGCCACATGCTCAAGCAAGGCCTCGTAGTTCAGATAGACCATTGCCACCAGCTGATCACCCTTCTGGGTTACCAGCGACTCCTCCACGTACGGTTTTTCGTTGATAACCGCCTCGATCTCTTCAGGGTAGATGTTCTCGCCACTCGGTCCGAGCAGCATATTCTTGATGCGGCCGCGCAGGGAAAGCACCCCGGCACTGCTCAGATGACCGATATCGCCGGTACGAAACCAGCCGTCCTCGGTAAAAACCTCGGCAGTCCGCTCGGGATCCTTGTAGTAGCCCTGCATGACATTCGGACCCAGTACCTGTACCTCACCCTCGTTGCGGCCGCCGAACTGATTATCCAGGCGTACCTGGACACCCTCGACAACCGGGCCGATCGCATGGAAGGTAGTCTCCTTCGGACCGGATCCGGCTACCAGCGGCGAGGTCTCGGTCAGACCGTACCCGATCGCATACGGAAAGCCGGCATCCCGCAGAAAGCGCTCTACATCCGGCGCCAGGCCCGCACCGCCTATACCAAAAAAGTGCAGTCGCCCACCAAAAAGATCGTACACCTTGCGACCGGCTGCTTTATGCAGCAGCTTCTGAATCGGCCGAATACCGTACAGCATGCGAAGAGCAAACTTGCCAGTCAGCTGCGGCAGCACCCGTACCCGGAATATCTTTTCGATAAACAGCGGCACCGCCAGCATCAGGTGTGGACGGATCTTCTGCAGTGCCGGCATAAGGATTGACGGAGACGGGGGTTTGCCCAGGTAATATACGCAGGCACCTGAGGCCAGCGGCACCAGAAACCCGAGGGTACATTCGTAGGTATGCGACAGGGGCAGCAGCGACAGCATTGACTGGCCGGCTTCGATGTCGGGAATCTTGCGAGATGCCTCTACATTGCTGACAATGTTGGTATGCGACAGCATAACACCCTTGGAATTACCGGTAGTACCCGAGGTATAGATTATGGCGGCAGTAGTCTCGGGATCGGTATCCACATCAGCGCTGTCCTCGGCCGCACCAAGCACCGAGGTGCCCTGCGGGGTAAGGCTGCCGTCTGCCTGCACCACAGCATCCCGGGGAACCAGCTCCAGGGATTCCAGCAGCACTGCCTGCAACTCGCCGGACTGCTGCAGCTCGGCCAGCTTGGGGAACTGCCGGGAAGAAACCAGCACGGTTTGCACCTCGGCGTGCCGCAGGATGTTACCGACCTCGGTCGAGTTGAAGTCCGGCAGAATCGGCACAACAACAGCACCAATGCGGGCGATAGCCAGATAGGCGACACCCCAGTTCGGAATATTCTCACTCAGGATAGCTACATGATCTCCCGGCTTGACACCCAGGCTTCGCAGCCCGAGGCCCAGCCGGCGGCTGAGCTCATCAACATCGCGAAACGTAAGGGGGTCATCATCCACAAAGCTCAATGCCGGATGTCCGGCATACAGCTCAAGGCTGCGCTTCAGGATATCGGGAATGGTTCGAACTTGATATTCACTCATAGTTTAATAGTAAGCCGAATTACTGCTGAAAACAAGTCGGTTTACGACTGAGAATCCCGATATTCCTGTACAAAATCCAGCACTTTGTCGCGTATCTCCTGCTGAATCGGGCGAACCGCCACCAGTCGCTGTTCGAAGCTGCCCTTGACCGCGGAGGGATCAGGAAAGGGCCAGTGCAGTCGCTGTTTTTCCGCCGGGAAGATCGGACAGCGTTCCTTTGCCTCGGGATCGCATACCGCAATTACGTAATCATAGGCACGACCCTGCCGGTGGAGATCGAAAACACTGCGGGTTGCCTTTCCCTCGATCTCGATGCCATCGTCCTTGAGCAGCTCCACCACTACCGGATTGAGGTTGCCTGGCTCAAGACCGGCGCTTTCGACCTCGAACAGATCTCCGCCAAACAGTCGCAAATACTCCTCGGCCATCTGGCTGCGCGACGAGTTATGGATGCAGATAACAAGAATGCGGGCTTTTGCTGACATATATCCTCCGCCACGATTCTACTGCGGCAGCCGGCGGACAGACAACTACCCTAACGAATTTCTCATATTCAAGACACCGGTTTTAAACCACCTGTTTCGAAACCCCAGCCCTGGCAGGATGGTCCCGCCGTCGGTCAGCAGCGGCTGTGCTGTTGGCCGGCCAGGATATCGGTCAGGGCCACCGGGCGGCCGTACAGATACCCCTGCCCGAGGGTGACCCCCATCTCCAGCAGTCGTTGTCGGTGCTCCTCGGTTTCCACAAACTCGGCTATCAGCTCGATATCGGCCTGGCGGGCAAAATCCACCACCCAGTTCACCAGCTGCTGGGAGCGCTCGCTGGTTACGATATCCCTCACCAGGCTGCCGTCAATCTTGACGTAGGTAAAATCCAGCTCTACCAGCCGCCGCAGATTCGAGTACCCGCTACCAAAATCATCGATGGCAACCTGGGCGCCACAGTCCCGCAACTGCTGGATGAATCCGCCAATCAGATTGAAGTCACTCCCGTCTTCCTGCTCGACCAGCTCGATAATGAGGTTCCGCGCAAACCGGGGATACTCTTTCAGCAACGCGATGGTCCGTTCGACTACCCGTTTGTTCTCGACATCGACTATCGAGTAATTCAGAGAGCATTTGCAGCTGCTGTCGGAGAACACTCTGCGTGCCTGATCCAGCATACGCAGGGTCATGTCGGGATAATAGCGGCTGCTTTTGGCTACATCCAGAAACTGGTACGGGGTAAGCACCAGTCCGGCGGCATCCCGGATTCGCATCAGACACTCGTAGCCGATGGTATTCCCGCTGCGTAGATCCACCAGCGGCTGGGCATAAGCCAGCACCTGGTCTTCCCGCAATGAATTACGTATGGTAGTCAGGGTCTGCAGATTGGCGTGGATGGTTTCCCGGCGCTGGGCCACCACCTCCCCGGCGAAGACCATGCTTGGTCCGCGGATTGCATCGCGCCCGTCCTCAAAGGCTACCATGCCGTCATCCAGCACCGTGGGGCCGGGCAGGCTTACCACCATCCGGAATTCACAGGTAAACAGCAGGTTCTCTACCTCAAACTCCTCCTCGCCCAGATGATGCTCGAAGGTTCGCATAATGGTCGGGGCTGACTCACTGTCGATATAACCGTCAGGGTCGATAAACCGCAGCACCAGCGAACCCCGATCGATAACATAAAGGTGGCAGGCGACCCGGAACATCTTTCCGGCTATGTCCTCGATTCTGGCACAGACACTGCGCTCCAGCTGGTCACCGATTTCGGCACCATACAGCCGCCGCACGGCGGCAACCTCTTTCGATCGCAGGA comes from the Spirochaeta africana DSM 8902 genome and includes:
- a CDS encoding AMP-binding protein, with protein sequence MSEYQVRTIPDILKRSLELYAGHPALSFVDDDPLTFRDVDELSRRLGLGLRSLGVKPGDHVAILSENIPNWGVAYLAIARIGAVVVPILPDFNSTEVGNILRHAEVQTVLVSSRQFPKLAELQQSGELQAVLLESLELVPRDAVVQADGSLTPQGTSVLGAAEDSADVDTDPETTAAIIYTSGTTGNSKGVMLSHTNIVSNVEASRKIPDIEAGQSMLSLLPLSHTYECTLGFLVPLASGACVYYLGKPPSPSILMPALQKIRPHLMLAVPLFIEKIFRVRVLPQLTGKFALRMLYGIRPIQKLLHKAAGRKVYDLFGGRLHFFGIGGAGLAPDVERFLRDAGFPYAIGYGLTETSPLVAGSGPKETTFHAIGPVVEGVQVRLDNQFGGRNEGEVQVLGPNVMQGYYKDPERTAEVFTEDGWFRTGDIGHLSSAGVLSLRGRIKNMLLGPSGENIYPEEIEAVINEKPYVEESLVTQKGDQLVAMVYLNYEALLEHVAAMHANIKDWHSVVQGNVKDGADQIKQGIASFKSDIDGYLDELRRKINSELNMFSKLADIVPREEPFEKTPTMKIKRYLYT
- a CDS encoding EAL domain-containing protein; the encoded protein is MKHAHTPVLLIVDDSASSRKVLREVLRDLPVEIVEENNGRSGAERALQILPDLILMDYRMPVMDGPEAVAQIRSHQLAARIPILMITGETASDKMLSSFQSGVLDFIHKPFDPVQLKAQVESYLRLAEINRRFVLATMDRVTERPNMMALQEDVDDEGGCNPLLFLRSKEVAAVRRLYGAEIGDQLERSVCARIEDIAGKMFRVACHLYVIDRGSLVLRFIDPDGYIDSESAPTIMRTFEHHLGEEEFEVENLLFTCEFRMVVSLPGPTVLDDGMVAFEDGRDAIRGPSMVFAGEVVAQRRETIHANLQTLTTIRNSLREDQVLAYAQPLVDLRSGNTIGYECLMRIRDAAGLVLTPYQFLDVAKSSRYYPDMTLRMLDQARRVFSDSSCKCSLNYSIVDVENKRVVERTIALLKEYPRFARNLIIELVEQEDGSDFNLIGGFIQQLRDCGAQVAIDDFGSGYSNLRRLVELDFTYVKIDGSLVRDIVTSERSQQLVNWVVDFARQADIELIAEFVETEEHRQRLLEMGVTLGQGYLYGRPVALTDILAGQQHSRC
- a CDS encoding arsenate reductase ArsC — its product is MSAKARILVICIHNSSRSQMAEEYLRLFGGDLFEVESAGLEPGNLNPVVVELLKDDGIEIEGKATRSVFDLHRQGRAYDYVIAVCDPEAKERCPIFPAEKQRLHWPFPDPSAVKGSFEQRLVAVRPIQQEIRDKVLDFVQEYRDSQS